A window of Mucilaginibacter paludis DSM 18603 contains these coding sequences:
- a CDS encoding GIY-YIG nuclease family protein: protein MKTYYVYILLCNDGSYYTGVTNNIELRLDQHQSGIDPKAFTYKRRPVKLVFSQIFQDINFAIDFEKQVKGWRREKKEAIINGDWDKLPELSTSNKINLVIQKE, encoded by the coding sequence ATGAAAACTTACTACGTATATATTTTGTTGTGTAACGACGGCAGTTATTATACAGGTGTTACCAACAACATCGAACTCCGCTTAGATCAACATCAAAGCGGCATTGATCCCAAGGCATTTACTTATAAAAGGCGACCTGTAAAACTTGTTTTTAGCCAAATATTTCAGGATATTAACTTTGCTATCGATTTTGAAAAACAGGTAAAAGGTTGGCGGCGTGAAAAAAAAGAAGCTATAATTAATGGTGATTGGGACAAGCTTCCTGAATTATCGACCAGCAATAAAATTAATCTGGTAATTCAAAAAGAGTAA
- a CDS encoding PorP/SprF family type IX secretion system membrane protein: protein MIKKIFSLILCLLFTAGISRGQDHLYSQFYNSPNYLNPALNGQFEGSMRMNLIYRSQWTNIPGPLNYYSFSMDFNIPRLNGGLGLLFTKSSEGTAYLDKINIAGIYSYSAELNNGALSFGLQAGMTNRKVDQGRLVYLDQLNDQGIIPGGTSAGALPELNNRFFFDAGAGVNLVLGDMMIGASGQHLNKPNESLSGGTSPLPIRFNTYASWKITLNPYIDESPSVIPSVVFNTQAGVNNFSAGMQYKNKGVNVGLWYRGTGQQNDAIVVSVIFDLFGRDGNDKTRLGLSHDITTSSLPYSKTAGSTEGALSYETTFPGHGKYDYVRRSDGNRCYDFY, encoded by the coding sequence ATGATCAAAAAGATATTTTCACTCATCCTTTGCCTGCTGTTTACAGCGGGTATATCCCGCGGGCAGGATCACCTGTACTCGCAGTTTTATAACTCGCCCAACTACCTTAACCCGGCGCTTAACGGACAGTTTGAAGGCAGCATGCGCATGAACCTGATTTACCGCAGCCAGTGGACCAACATTCCGGGTCCGCTCAATTATTATTCGTTTTCGATGGATTTTAATATTCCGCGCCTCAACGGCGGGCTGGGTTTGCTGTTCACCAAATCATCAGAGGGGACTGCCTACCTGGATAAGATCAACATCGCGGGTATCTATTCTTACAGTGCCGAACTGAACAACGGCGCGCTATCCTTCGGCCTGCAGGCAGGCATGACCAACCGCAAGGTTGACCAGGGCCGCCTGGTTTACCTGGATCAACTGAACGACCAGGGCATTATCCCCGGAGGAACTTCGGCAGGGGCCTTGCCCGAATTGAACAACCGTTTCTTTTTCGATGCCGGGGCGGGCGTTAACCTGGTTTTAGGCGATATGATGATCGGCGCATCGGGGCAGCATCTCAACAAACCTAACGAATCTTTAAGCGGCGGCACTTCGCCTTTACCCATCCGGTTTAATACCTATGCCAGTTGGAAAATAACGCTCAATCCTTATATTGATGAGAGCCCATCGGTTATTCCATCAGTGGTATTTAATACCCAGGCAGGTGTCAATAATTTTAGCGCGGGGATGCAATACAAAAATAAGGGCGTTAATGTAGGCCTCTGGTACCGCGGCACAGGCCAGCAAAACGATGCCATTGTGGTATCGGTAATATTTGACCTGTTTGGCCGCGATGGCAACGACAAAACCCGATTGGGGCTCAGTCACGATATAACGACTTCCTCGCTTCCCTATTCCAAAACAGCCGGAAGTACCGAGGGAGCCTTAAGTTATGAAACCACGTTCCCCGGCCATGGCAAATACGATTATGTAAGAAGGAGCGACGGTAACCGGTGTTACGATTTTTATTGA